Proteins encoded by one window of uncultured Draconibacterium sp.:
- a CDS encoding glycosyltransferase, with protein sequence MFADKYLQKNGHQSLIKELPQSAPGMIIVIPCYREHELSATLDSLFNCELPNEHVEVIILINHSEVADETIILENRRTKEAADKWISANRKKGISFITVGPLSLKKKWAGAGLARKKGMDEAIKRFNINNRKDGILVSLDADTLVAKNYLVEIEKHFRTHPKHVGATLAFEHQKEQLSEKHREGIELYELYLDYYKRALEYSGYPYSMFTIGSAFAVTAEAYVKRGGMNRRQAGEDFYFLQNLVQLGKVGEITTTKVYPSSRLSNRVPFGTGPILQKWMNGEEDLQRTYNFEAFRNLHEFFAQKDCFYKIQKKDYTEVVNTLNKPMKQFLALDEFSVDLDDLNRNCSRLETFRVRFFQKFNAFKILKFLNFAHENFYMKADLHEQIILLNKEQ encoded by the coding sequence ATGTTTGCCGATAAATATTTGCAAAAGAACGGGCATCAGTCCTTAATCAAAGAGTTACCGCAATCTGCACCGGGAATGATAATAGTGATTCCCTGTTACAGGGAGCATGAACTATCTGCAACATTAGATTCATTATTTAATTGCGAATTACCCAACGAGCATGTTGAAGTGATTATTCTGATTAATCATTCAGAGGTAGCAGATGAAACGATAATCCTTGAAAACCGGCGAACTAAAGAGGCTGCAGACAAATGGATCTCTGCAAATAGAAAGAAGGGGATAAGCTTTATTACGGTTGGGCCGCTTAGTTTGAAAAAAAAATGGGCGGGAGCCGGACTGGCACGGAAGAAGGGAATGGATGAAGCCATAAAGAGGTTCAACATCAATAACCGCAAAGATGGAATTCTGGTATCGCTTGATGCCGATACTTTAGTTGCAAAAAATTACCTGGTTGAAATTGAAAAACACTTCCGTACGCATCCTAAACATGTTGGTGCAACACTTGCTTTCGAGCATCAGAAAGAACAGTTAAGCGAAAAACATCGCGAAGGCATTGAGCTTTATGAGTTGTATCTTGATTATTACAAACGCGCACTCGAATATTCCGGTTATCCGTACTCGATGTTTACAATCGGATCGGCATTTGCTGTTACTGCCGAAGCTTACGTAAAACGAGGAGGAATGAACAGACGACAAGCCGGTGAAGATTTTTACTTTTTACAAAACCTGGTACAGTTGGGAAAAGTTGGCGAAATAACAACTACAAAAGTTTATCCATCGTCACGTTTGTCAAATCGGGTTCCTTTTGGTACCGGGCCAATTCTGCAAAAATGGATGAATGGAGAGGAGGATTTGCAACGTACCTATAATTTCGAGGCATTTCGAAATTTGCACGAGTTTTTCGCTCAAAAAGATTGTTTCTATAAAATTCAAAAAAAGGATTACACCGAGGTTGTAAATACCTTAAATAAACCAATGAAACAATTTCTTGCGCTAGACGAATTTAGTGTTGATCTGGACGATTTAAACCGGAATTGTTCGCGGTTGGAAACTTTTCGTGTACGCTTTTTCCAGAAGTTCAATGCATTCAAAATTTTGAAATTTTTGAATTTTGCCCATGAAAATTTCTATATGAAAGCTGACCTACACGAACAGATCATACTGTTAAATAAGGAACAATAA
- a CDS encoding 4Fe-4S binding protein yields MAYKISDECIACGTCIDECPVDAIAEGDIYTIDAELCTDCGSCAEVCPVEAISIEE; encoded by the coding sequence ATGGCATACAAAATTTCAGATGAATGTATTGCATGCGGTACTTGTATCGATGAGTGCCCTGTTGACGCTATCGCAGAAGGTGATATTTACACCATCGATGCAGAACTTTGCACTGACTGTGGTTCATGCGCAGAAGTTTGTCCGGTTGAAGCAATTTCTATTGAAGAATAG
- a CDS encoding proline dehydrogenase family protein, whose amino-acid sequence MPKKLVWVFSKRYIAGETMEEGLLASKLLNEKGIEVTIDILGEFITTLDEAERNRDEYFEVIDRFTAENVKGNFSVKPTMFGLLIDKEVCYSHIREVVQFAAQKDSFIRIDMEDSQCVDMEMDIFRRLRNEFPKHVGLVLQAYLRRTESDLVALNDLNNKNYPISFRLCKGIYVEPENIAFKGYDEVRTHFLADLKYMFENKMYVGIATHDKYLVQESLKMIKEMDIAKNMYEFQMLYGVTPELRQSIVDEGHNMRVYVPFGEKWFNYSTRRLKENPKMAQHIIKALFIRG is encoded by the coding sequence ATGCCGAAGAAACTCGTATGGGTGTTCTCTAAAAGATATATTGCCGGCGAAACAATGGAAGAGGGATTGCTTGCTTCCAAGCTACTAAATGAAAAAGGTATTGAGGTTACTATCGATATTTTGGGAGAATTTATAACAACACTTGATGAAGCCGAAAGAAACCGCGACGAATACTTTGAAGTAATTGACCGTTTTACTGCTGAGAATGTCAAGGGTAATTTCTCGGTAAAACCAACCATGTTTGGACTACTCATTGACAAAGAAGTATGTTACAGCCACATACGCGAAGTGGTTCAATTTGCAGCGCAAAAGGATTCTTTCATTCGCATTGATATGGAAGATTCTCAGTGTGTAGATATGGAAATGGACATATTTCGCCGACTACGAAATGAATTTCCAAAACATGTTGGATTGGTACTTCAGGCTTATTTACGACGTACCGAAAGTGATCTTGTTGCATTAAATGATTTAAACAACAAAAACTACCCTATTAGTTTCAGATTGTGTAAAGGAATTTATGTTGAACCTGAAAACATTGCTTTTAAAGGTTACGACGAGGTACGTACACACTTTCTTGCAGATTTGAAATACATGTTTGAAAACAAAATGTATGTGGGTATCGCCACGCACGATAAGTATCTGGTTCAGGAATCGTTAAAAATGATCAAAGAAATGGATATTGCAAAAAATATGTACGAGTTCCAGATGCTTTACGGAGTTACACCTGAATTACGCCAATCAATTGTTGACGAAGGACACAACATGCGTGTTTACGTTCCTTTTGGCGAAAAATGGTTTAACTACTCCACAAGAAGATTAAAAGAGAATCCAAAAATGGCTCAACATATAATTAAGGCACTTTTTATAAGGGGTTAA
- a CDS encoding nitroreductase family protein encodes MIKDLITRNRSYRRFDESVKISVEQILNWIELARLSASGRNAQPLKYAVVTKSVNCAKIFPFLGWAGYLNDWKGPAEGERPVAYIAVIKDRTISENHYCDDGIAMHSILLGAVEEGFGGCMIGSINKAKVAKVLNLDEKQELLWIIALGKPAEKVVVEEAENGKIKYWRDERGVHHVPKRSIDEIVLMKD; translated from the coding sequence ATGATCAAAGACCTTATAACCCGCAATAGAAGCTATCGCCGGTTTGATGAATCAGTAAAAATTTCTGTTGAGCAGATTTTAAATTGGATTGAGCTGGCAAGATTATCAGCGAGTGGCCGAAATGCACAACCACTAAAATATGCGGTTGTAACCAAAAGCGTAAATTGTGCAAAAATTTTCCCTTTTCTGGGGTGGGCAGGTTATTTAAACGATTGGAAAGGCCCTGCTGAAGGCGAGCGACCAGTTGCTTATATAGCTGTAATAAAAGATCGTACCATTTCGGAAAATCATTATTGTGACGATGGAATTGCCATGCACAGCATATTGTTAGGAGCCGTAGAAGAAGGTTTTGGAGGTTGTATGATTGGTTCGATAAACAAAGCGAAAGTTGCAAAAGTGCTTAATCTCGATGAAAAGCAGGAATTGCTTTGGATTATTGCGCTGGGGAAGCCTGCCGAAAAAGTTGTTGTGGAGGAGGCTGAAAACGGAAAAATAAAATACTGGCGCGATGAACGAGGAGTGCATCACGTTCCAAAAAGATCGATTGATGAAATTGTATTAATGAAAGATTAA
- a CDS encoding AbgT family transporter: MLKKVPHTYVIIFFLILICATLTWLIPGGEFERESVVVNGVERSIIKNGSFHKTDSQLQTWQVFSSFFDGFLRTSNIIVLILMIGGSFWILNDSKSIDIGIFSFLKRLKRLEQSKLLAFIGVQNIVLISIMTIFSLFGAIFGMSEETIAFTIIFVPLAISMGYDSIVGVSLCFVAAAMGFAGAFLNPFTLGVAQGLSDIPLFSGLEYRIIMWAVINLFGFAYILRYAAKIRKDPTKSVVYEDDAYWRSRNETTAVKEARIKPTAAWFAMAIISASLILFSFFNPQSTIAIGNNQFHIPAIPVATVLFIVMGALTLRHSVQYFILTLLTFTIVFLVIGVMGHGWYIKEIATIFLAMGIFAGISANNSPNAITKLFLDGAKDILPAALIVGLARGIVVILEDGKIIDTILFYVSNSMQNFGEIGTVGIMYLIQTMLNVFIPSGSGQAALTIPIMSQISDLIGISRQTTVVIFQLGDGFTNMITPTSGVLIGVLGVARIPYEKWFKWAASFIFMLIVIGFLLILPTILMELNGF; encoded by the coding sequence ATGTTAAAGAAAGTTCCGCATACGTACGTAATTATATTTTTCCTGATCCTTATCTGTGCAACACTAACCTGGCTAATTCCCGGCGGTGAATTTGAACGCGAAAGTGTTGTTGTTAATGGTGTTGAGCGTAGCATTATAAAAAACGGATCATTCCATAAAACCGATAGTCAGTTGCAAACCTGGCAGGTGTTTTCTTCTTTCTTCGACGGCTTTTTACGAACCTCAAATATTATAGTATTGATTTTAATGATAGGCGGCTCGTTTTGGATTCTTAACGACAGCAAATCTATCGACATTGGAATCTTTTCATTTCTGAAACGCTTAAAACGGCTTGAACAATCGAAACTGTTGGCCTTCATTGGTGTTCAAAACATTGTGCTAATCAGTATCATGACCATTTTCAGCCTGTTTGGGGCCATATTTGGCATGAGTGAAGAAACCATTGCTTTCACCATAATTTTTGTACCACTTGCCATTTCAATGGGCTACGATTCTATTGTTGGCGTTTCGTTGTGTTTTGTTGCTGCAGCGATGGGATTTGCAGGTGCTTTTTTGAATCCGTTTACCCTTGGCGTTGCCCAGGGACTTTCAGATATTCCACTATTTTCAGGATTGGAATACCGCATTATCATGTGGGCTGTAATTAACCTTTTTGGATTTGCCTATATTTTAAGATACGCTGCCAAAATTAGAAAAGATCCCACAAAATCTGTTGTTTACGAAGATGATGCTTATTGGCGATCGCGAAATGAAACGACTGCAGTTAAAGAAGCTAGAATAAAACCTACTGCAGCATGGTTTGCAATGGCCATTATTTCTGCCTCATTAATACTCTTCTCCTTTTTCAATCCACAAAGTACAATTGCCATTGGGAACAATCAATTCCATATTCCGGCCATCCCGGTTGCAACAGTGCTTTTTATTGTAATGGGAGCATTAACGCTGCGGCATTCGGTACAATACTTCATTTTAACGCTGCTCACGTTTACCATTGTTTTCCTGGTTATTGGTGTAATGGGGCATGGCTGGTATATTAAAGAAATTGCAACTATTTTTCTTGCAATGGGTATATTTGCGGGCATTTCAGCAAACAATTCACCCAATGCCATAACCAAACTTTTTCTCGATGGCGCAAAGGATATTCTTCCGGCAGCTCTCATTGTTGGATTAGCCCGAGGTATAGTCGTTATTCTTGAAGACGGAAAAATAATCGATACAATTCTCTTCTATGTTTCTAACTCGATGCAAAATTTTGGAGAAATAGGAACTGTAGGAATAATGTACCTGATACAAACCATGCTTAATGTGTTTATTCCATCCGGTTCGGGACAGGCAGCATTAACGATTCCAATTATGTCGCAAATATCAGACTTGATTGGTATTTCGCGTCAGACAACTGTTGTTATATTTCAACTTGGAGATGGATTTACCAATATGATTACGCCCACAAGCGGCGTTTTAATTGGTGTTTTAGGAGTTGCACGCATCCCCTACGAAAAGTGGTTTAAGTGGGCTGCATCGTTTATTTTTATGCTTATAGTAATTGGATTTTTATTGATATTGCCCACTATTCTCATGGAACTCAATGGCTTTTAA
- the zupT gene encoding zinc transporter ZupT, which produces MESANILFALLLTLFAGLSTGIGSAIAFVAKRTNTKLLTLSLGFSAGVMIYISFVEIFQEARESLIHHFDEFEGTLYTVIAFFGGMLLIALIDKFIPNFENPHEIRGIEDMDNKKAANKFNRLYRMGLMTALAVGVHNFPEGIATFMSAINDPALGIAIAIAIAIHNIPEGIAVSVPIYYATGSRKKAFFYSFLSGLSEPVGALIAYLALMPFLNSGNSEVFFGVIMAGVAGIMVFISLDELLPSAEEYGEHHVAIYGLTGGMVVMALSLLFLI; this is translated from the coding sequence ATGGAATCAGCTAATATTTTATTTGCACTACTGCTTACTTTATTTGCAGGTTTATCTACCGGTATTGGCAGTGCAATTGCATTTGTGGCCAAACGTACCAACACGAAACTACTTACCCTTTCATTAGGTTTCTCGGCGGGTGTTATGATCTACATTTCCTTTGTTGAAATATTTCAGGAAGCTCGTGAAAGTCTGATTCACCATTTCGATGAATTTGAAGGTACACTTTATACCGTAATCGCCTTTTTTGGAGGAATGCTACTCATTGCCCTCATCGATAAATTCATTCCAAATTTTGAAAATCCGCACGAGATACGTGGTATTGAAGATATGGATAATAAAAAAGCAGCCAATAAATTTAATCGCTTGTACCGTATGGGTTTAATGACTGCTCTGGCAGTTGGAGTTCACAATTTTCCGGAAGGAATTGCCACATTTATGTCGGCTATTAATGACCCGGCTTTAGGTATTGCTATTGCAATTGCCATTGCCATACACAACATCCCTGAAGGAATTGCTGTTTCTGTTCCCATCTATTACGCCACAGGAAGTCGGAAAAAAGCTTTTTTCTATTCCTTCTTGTCCGGACTTTCGGAACCGGTAGGTGCACTTATTGCCTACCTGGCACTTATGCCATTCTTAAATTCAGGTAACAGCGAGGTATTTTTTGGTGTAATAATGGCAGGAGTTGCCGGCATTATGGTATTTATTTCGCTGGATGAATTACTTCCCTCGGCTGAAGAATATGGCGAGCACCATGTTGCTATTTATGGTTTAACCGGAGGGATGGTGGTAATGGCTCTAAGTTTATTGTTCCTTATTTAA
- a CDS encoding OmpH family outer membrane protein produces MKGTSLIVSVVLFVAVVVLYVLHFTGSSAGSGAEIKAAAGVPGGGLKIAYIKADSVLLNYNLSEDLHNEFTKKQEAYTTEYGTKRQSFEKEAAAFQEKLQRGGFLTEQRAVQERDRLLGKEQEIQKLDQELSTKLAEIQQTNNNKILENLMDYLEQYNEKAGYDYILNGANVLIGPETTNITSEVLEALNAEYEKTKTE; encoded by the coding sequence ATGAAAGGAACATCGTTAATTGTTAGTGTAGTACTTTTTGTTGCAGTAGTAGTATTATATGTTTTACATTTTACAGGTAGCTCAGCCGGAAGCGGGGCAGAAATTAAAGCTGCAGCCGGAGTTCCGGGAGGTGGTTTGAAGATTGCTTACATTAAAGCCGACTCGGTACTTTTAAATTACAATCTTTCGGAAGATTTGCATAATGAATTCACAAAAAAGCAGGAAGCTTATACAACAGAATATGGTACAAAACGTCAGTCGTTCGAAAAAGAAGCAGCTGCTTTTCAGGAGAAGTTGCAACGTGGCGGTTTTTTGACTGAACAACGTGCTGTACAGGAACGTGATCGTTTGTTAGGAAAAGAACAGGAAATACAGAAACTTGATCAGGAATTATCAACAAAGTTGGCCGAAATTCAGCAAACGAATAACAATAAAATTCTTGAGAATTTAATGGATTATCTGGAACAATATAACGAGAAAGCCGGATACGATTATATTCTTAATGGTGCAAACGTGTTAATCGGGCCTGAAACAACAAACATCACTTCTGAAGTTTTAGAGGCATTGAATGCCGAATACGAAAAGACAAAAACTGAATAA